From one Sus scrofa isolate TJ Tabasco breed Duroc chromosome 9, Sscrofa11.1, whole genome shotgun sequence genomic stretch:
- the LOC106504905 gene encoding olfactory receptor 8B3-like — MAPGNGSFVTDFILVGLTDHPALQLPLFLLFLAMYMVTVLGNFGLITVIGLNSHLHTPMYFFLFNLSFIDLCYSSVLTPKMLTHFSSEKKIISYLGCMTQLFFFCFFVISEAYVLTAMAYDRYVAICNPLLYNITMSPKVCSSLMLACYLMALSGAMAHTGCMLRLTFCDANTINHYFCDILPLLQLSCTSTYVNEMIVFIVGGTNISVPSLTIFVSYGLILSNILHISSMESRSKAFSTCSSHIIAVSLFFGSGAIMYLRPSSSGSMDKGKISSVFYTNVVPMMNPLIYSFRNKDVKFALQKTLRRRFRF, encoded by the coding sequence ATGGCTCCTGGAAATGGTTCATTTGTGACTGACTTCATTCTGGTGGGCTTAACGGACCATCCAGCTCTCCAACTTCCTTTGTTCTTGCTGTTCCTAGCAATGTATATGGTCACTGTGCTGGGAAATTTTGGCTTGATCACAGTAATTGGGCTGAATTCACACctgcacacccccatgtactttttcctcttcAACTTGTCTTTCATAGATCTCTGCTATTCTTCAGTACTTACACCAAAAATGCTCACACATTTCTCATCAGAGAAGAAGATTATCTCTTACCTGGGGTGCATGACtcagctcttctttttctgtttttttgtcatttctgaaGCGTATGTGCTGACTGCAATGGcgtatgatcgctatgtggccatctgtaacccCCTGTTGTATAACATTACCATGTCCCCTAAAGTGTGTTCCAGCCTTATGCTTGCTTGCTACTTGATGGCACTTTCTGGTGCCATGGCTCACACTGGATGCATGCTGAGACTGACCTTCTGTGATGCAAATACCATCAACCATTACTTCTGTGAcatccttcctctgctccagctCTCCTGCACAAGTACCTATGTCAATGAAATGATAGTTTTCATTGTGGGAGGCACCAACATCAGTGTGCCCAGTCTCACCATCTTTGTCTCTTATGGCCTCATCCTGTCCAACATCCTTCACATCAGCTCCATGGAGAGCAGGTCCAAAGCCTTCAGCACCTGCAGTTCCCACATAATTGCAGTTTCTCTATTCTTTGGATCGGGGGCAATTATGTACCTCCGACCATCATCTTCTGGGTCTATGGATAAGGGGAAAATCTCTTCTGTCTTTTATACCAATGTGGTTCCCATGATGAATCCCTTAATCTACAGTTTTCGGAACAAAGATGTTAAATTTGCTCTGCAAAAAACCCTGAGGAGAAGATTCCGGTTTTGA
- the LOC106504900 gene encoding olfactory receptor 8B3-like — MAPGNGSFVTDFILVGLTDHPALQLPLFLLFLVMYMVTVLGNFGLITVIGLNSHLHTPMYLFLFNLSFIDLCYSSVFTPKMLTHFLSENKLISYLGCMAQLFFFCFFGISEACVLTAMAYDRYVAICNPLLYNIAMSPKVCSSLMLACYLMALSGAMAHTGCMLRLTFCDANTINHYLCDILPLLQLSCTSTYINEMIVFIVGGINIIVSSLTIFVSYGLILSNILHVSSLESRSKAFTTCSSHIIAISLFFGSGAIMYLQPSSSGSMDKGKLSSVFYTNVVPMMNPLIYSLRNKDVKFALRKTLRRRFQF, encoded by the coding sequence ATGGCTCCTGGAAATGGTTCATTTGTGACTGACTTCATTCTGGTGGGCTTAACGGACCATCCAGCTCTCCAACTTCCTTTGTTCTTGCTGTTCCTAGTAATGTATATGGTCACTGTGCTGGGAAATTTTGGCTTGATCACAGTAATCGGGCTGAATTCACACCTGCACACCCCCATGTACCTTTTCCTCTTCAACTTGTCCTTCATAGATCTCTGCTATTCTTCAGTGTTTACACCAAAAATGCTCACACATTTCTTATCAGAGAATAAGCTTATCTCCTACCTGGGGTGCATGGCtcagctcttctttttctgttttttcggTATTTCTGAAGCATGTGTGCTGACTGCAATGGcgtatgatcgctatgtggccatctgtaacccCCTGTTGTATAACATTGCCATGTCCCCTAAAGTGTGTTCCAGCCTTATGCTTGCTTGCTACTTGATGGCACTTTCTGGTGCCATGGCTCACACTGGATGCATGCTGAGACTGACCTTTTGTGACGCAAATACCATCAACCACTACTTATGTGAcatccttcctctgctccagctCTCCTGCACCAGTACCTACATCAATGAAATGATAGTTTTCATTGTGGGAGGCATCAACATCATTGTGTCCAGTCTCACCATCTTTGTCTCTTATGGGCTCATCCTCTCTAACATCCTTCACGTCAGCTCCTTGGAGAGCAGGTCCAAAGCTTtcaccacctgcagttcccacATAATTGCAATTTCTCTGTTCTTTGGATCAGGGGCAATTATGTATCTCCAACCATCATCTTCTGGGTCAATGGATAAGGGGAAACTCTCTTCTGTCTTTTATACCAATGTGGTTCCCATGATGAATCCCTTAATCTACAGTTTGCGGAACAAAGATGTTAAATTTGCTCTGCGAAAAACCCTGAGGAGAAGATTCCAGTTTTGA
- the LOC106504908 gene encoding olfactory receptor 8B3-like, translated as MAPGNGSFVTDFILVGLTDHPALQLPLFLLFLVMYMVTVLGNFGLITVIGLNSHLHTPMYLFLFNLSFIDLCYSSVFTPKMLTHFLSENKLISYLGCMTQLYFFCFFGISEAYVLTAMAYDRYVAICNPLLYNIAMSPKVCSSLMLACYLMALSGAMAHTGCMLRLTFCDANTINHYLCDILPLLQLSWTSTYINEMVDFITVGINIIVPSLTIFVSYGLILSNILRISSMESRSKAFSTCSSHIIAVSLFFGSGAIMYLRPSSSGSMDKGKISSVFYTNVVPMMNPLIYSLRNKDVKFALRKTLRRRFRF; from the coding sequence ATGGCTCCTGGAAATGGTTCATTTGTGACTGACTTCATTCTGGTGGGCTTAACGGACCATCCAGCTCTCCAACTTCCTTTGTTCTTGCTGTTCCTAGTAATGTATATGGTCACTGTGCTGGGAAATTTTGGCTTGATCACAGTAATTGGGCTGAATTCACACCTGCACACTCCCATGTACCTTTTCCTCTTCAACTTGTCCTTCATAGATCTCTGCTATTCTTCAGTGTTTACACCAAAAATGCTCACACATTTCTTATCAGAGAATAAGCTTATCTCTTACCTGGGGTGCATGACTCAgctctactttttctgttttttcggTATTTCTGAAGCGTATGTGCTGACTGCAATGGcgtatgatcgctatgtggccatctgtaacccCCTGTTGTATAACATTGCCATGTCCCCCAAAGTGTGTTCCAGCCTTATGCTTGCTTGCTACTTGATGGCACTTTCTGGTGCCATGGCTCACACTGGATGCATGCTGAGACTGACCTTCTGTGATGCAAATACCATTAACCACTACTTATGTGAcatccttcctctgctccagctCTCCTGGACCAGTACCTACATCAATGAAATGGTAGATTTTATTACTGTAGGCATCAACATCATTGTGCCCAGTCTCACCATCTTTGTCTCTTATGGCCTCATCCTCTCCAACATCCTTCGCATCAGCTCCATGGAGAGCAGGTCCAAAGCCTTCAGCACCTGCAGTTCCCACATAATTGCAGTTTCTCTATTCTTTGGATCGGGGGCAATTATGTACCTCCGACCATCATCTTCTGGGTCTATGGATAAGGGGAAAATCTCTTCTGTCTTTTATACCAATGTGGTTCCCATGATGAATCCCTTAATCTACAGTTTGCGGAACAAAGATGTTAAATTTGCTCTGCGAAAAACCCTGAGGAGAAGATTCCGGTTTTGA